One window from the genome of Microbulbifer sp. ALW1 encodes:
- a CDS encoding cytochrome c peroxidase has protein sequence MKYKTLCGLWWLILGVTYPFAQSQAAYLLPEKQVCTIPDGTNRCGIDIRFGNESGNTQQCLFIKASQKLVACSTGQKRVTYDFVYKTPVTLELRSGSSSYGASVLQESITLLGLESRALPGNAVLESVKLDYLKKSDKAFVTSTWDGRVNFAAQVIGGGKYAWVAYALRADNIKAGADGSVNFGDSELFDNGYVLDSENCGDKINKGYKQFISGWPESSSNDECVNPQKLDTADGKIHLAVFPHPSIKNNPFRSDFNGNSTTDPSSKYQTYRLYGILASTRIGADTSDKVLANKRDTGDLHHILGKFQAIVVVENSGTATAQVVNTRILAPAKALRTSSGGFLYGYEPSVTLDGGLILFSGNDRPGEVGGNGGQVMYTYNNNAFNYTGWAPQKNLSAMYKSVGAGRSGGPISVGGVPFDQMYPIAKAPIKDYRGSVLDESVPIPAAYPWVSFDGADAIFSSIPGYYAAARHGTHIVGERTHHILTHIDGDMNLTRGNPTDRFYFKDVNPAAYSELKDHYENKLLLPNFGNASPGLNGSEQVLFSPVGLFNSSWQPLSDTLNKVLPIHPALDQYAFYTGSGKRYVEIPLLEDFEDLLLYYPLNEPVLYDASIIRSGADDEEAKINKVRYVPDEVADYSGFLQRGYLNGDAKFPFEYYDVKNRWANDKELKDRQEGKFGNSVFFKPSGYIQSTLKSQAYDQLYDKQEFTQAFWVKKASSNGPVVDIEDTLLVWLNGSAMDFRVYTSKYPLSAGGKRVVVNGVTTANAWNHYAIVFKNGALTVYVDGEKVHSESGLGTMASGSSHPNGRTMKFGPSGSLSTSVLQMDEIYLYSAALDAQEIARLALKRRNSPDSGIATPTVFSEEAHFAPMTSGDDAKIKALGKTLFQSTKLSIDQTVSCQSCHVPQFAFADDSPGSFGVSGQTSRNSPSLMNLLFQNAFFWDGRAHSLEEQVMHPILNASEMGFHNDPSALITRLTNDSNLKAQFTGAFNGRNPNYTDLALALSRYVRGLMVEHDGADVASLTDSERRGKEIFFHHGNCVACHTYPTFTDGRLHNIDTGTLDDSGAYLSTARESDQGSFKTPSLLNVADSAPYFHDGRFATLEEVVEHYNQGGSKPFAQSPHLRPLGLNSSKKADLVNYLKSLHGNIVEH, from the coding sequence GTGAAATATAAGACGTTATGTGGTTTATGGTGGTTAATCTTAGGTGTAACTTATCCATTCGCGCAAAGTCAGGCTGCGTATCTATTGCCTGAGAAGCAGGTTTGCACCATTCCAGATGGAACCAACCGATGTGGTATAGATATTCGTTTCGGCAATGAGTCGGGTAACACTCAGCAGTGTCTATTTATCAAGGCATCCCAGAAGTTGGTTGCATGTTCTACTGGGCAAAAGCGTGTTACCTACGATTTTGTCTATAAAACACCGGTGACACTTGAGTTGCGTTCGGGTAGCTCTTCGTATGGTGCTTCTGTTCTTCAGGAAAGTATTACCTTGCTTGGTTTGGAAAGTCGTGCTCTTCCCGGTAATGCAGTTTTGGAAAGTGTCAAGCTCGATTATCTAAAAAAATCTGACAAGGCATTTGTGACATCTACCTGGGATGGGCGGGTCAACTTTGCCGCGCAGGTTATCGGAGGAGGTAAATATGCATGGGTAGCATATGCATTGCGCGCGGATAATATAAAAGCGGGCGCCGATGGATCTGTTAACTTTGGCGATTCGGAGCTCTTCGATAATGGATATGTTTTAGATTCGGAGAATTGCGGTGATAAAATTAATAAAGGTTACAAGCAGTTTATTTCTGGCTGGCCGGAGTCCTCATCGAACGATGAATGTGTCAATCCCCAAAAACTGGATACTGCGGATGGAAAAATCCACCTTGCAGTATTCCCGCATCCTTCTATCAAGAATAACCCATTTAGATCCGATTTTAACGGGAACTCGACTACAGACCCGAGCAGTAAGTATCAAACTTACCGACTGTATGGAATATTAGCGTCTACCCGCATCGGCGCAGATACCAGTGATAAGGTCTTAGCAAATAAGCGAGACACTGGAGATCTCCATCATATTCTTGGTAAATTTCAGGCGATAGTGGTAGTTGAAAACTCTGGTACCGCTACAGCTCAAGTTGTAAATACTAGAATCCTTGCGCCGGCAAAGGCACTGCGTACTAGTTCCGGTGGTTTTCTTTATGGATATGAGCCCAGTGTTACCTTGGACGGTGGGTTAATTCTATTTAGTGGGAATGATCGTCCCGGCGAAGTTGGCGGTAACGGCGGGCAGGTGATGTATACCTATAATAATAATGCCTTTAACTACACTGGATGGGCGCCACAAAAAAATCTGTCAGCCATGTACAAATCGGTAGGCGCAGGGCGCAGTGGCGGTCCGATTTCCGTGGGGGGGGTACCTTTCGATCAAATGTACCCTATAGCGAAAGCACCAATCAAAGACTATCGGGGTAGTGTATTGGATGAAAGCGTTCCAATACCTGCCGCTTACCCATGGGTTAGTTTTGATGGAGCCGATGCAATATTTAGCTCTATTCCGGGTTACTATGCTGCCGCGCGTCACGGCACCCATATAGTAGGTGAGCGCACTCACCATATTCTGACGCACATCGATGGTGATATGAATCTCACGCGAGGGAATCCGACGGATCGTTTTTATTTTAAGGACGTCAACCCTGCCGCATATTCCGAGCTTAAGGATCATTATGAAAATAAGCTACTATTGCCAAATTTTGGAAATGCGTCGCCTGGACTTAATGGTAGTGAGCAGGTTCTTTTTTCGCCGGTAGGATTATTCAATTCGAGTTGGCAACCTCTGTCGGACACATTGAATAAAGTGCTTCCGATTCACCCCGCACTAGATCAGTATGCGTTCTATACCGGTAGTGGGAAGCGGTATGTAGAAATTCCTTTGCTTGAAGATTTTGAGGACCTTCTGCTTTATTACCCGTTAAATGAGCCGGTGCTCTACGATGCATCCATCATTCGCAGTGGTGCAGATGACGAAGAAGCAAAGATTAATAAAGTGCGCTATGTGCCCGATGAGGTGGCGGACTATTCTGGTTTTCTTCAGCGTGGTTACTTAAACGGAGATGCGAAATTTCCTTTTGAATATTACGATGTTAAAAACCGCTGGGCCAATGATAAAGAGTTGAAAGACCGCCAAGAGGGCAAATTCGGCAATTCGGTGTTTTTCAAGCCAAGCGGATATATCCAATCTACATTGAAATCACAAGCCTACGATCAGCTGTATGACAAACAGGAATTTACGCAGGCTTTCTGGGTGAAAAAGGCGAGTAGTAATGGGCCAGTGGTTGATATTGAAGATACCCTGCTTGTTTGGCTCAATGGCTCGGCGATGGATTTTCGGGTGTATACCAGCAAATATCCGCTTTCCGCAGGTGGAAAGCGAGTTGTCGTTAACGGTGTAACAACGGCCAATGCCTGGAACCACTACGCGATCGTCTTTAAGAACGGCGCTCTGACCGTGTACGTAGATGGAGAAAAAGTGCACAGTGAAAGCGGTCTTGGAACAATGGCGAGTGGTAGTTCCCACCCGAACGGTCGAACAATGAAATTCGGACCGAGTGGAAGCTTGAGTACCAGTGTGCTGCAGATGGATGAAATCTATCTATACAGCGCTGCACTTGATGCTCAGGAAATCGCCAGGCTCGCATTAAAAAGGCGAAATAGCCCCGACTCTGGCATTGCAACGCCTACAGTATTCTCTGAGGAGGCACATTTTGCGCCGATGACTTCCGGAGATGATGCAAAGATCAAAGCACTGGGAAAAACTCTTTTCCAGTCTACCAAGTTGTCAATAGATCAGACTGTTAGTTGCCAGTCCTGTCACGTTCCTCAGTTTGCCTTTGCTGACGATAGCCCGGGCTCATTTGGTGTGAGTGGGCAGACGTCGAGAAACTCTCCCTCACTCATGAATTTGCTTTTTCAGAATGCGTTTTTCTGGGATGGTCGCGCACATTCACTCGAAGAGCAGGTTATGCATCCGATTCTCAATGCATCGGAAATGGGTTTCCACAATGATCCCTCTGCCCTCATTACACGCCTGACTAATGATAGTAACCTTAAAGCCCAGTTTACCGGGGCCTTTAATGGTCGCAATCCTAACTATACAGATTTAGCGTTGGCCCTATCGCGCTATGTGCGCGGCCTGATGGTGGAGCATGATGGTGCAGATGTCGCCTCTTTAACGGACTCCGAGCGAAGAGGGAAAGAAATCTTTTTTCACCATGGTAACTGTGTTGCCTGCCATACCTATCCGACGTTCACCGACGGAAGGTTGCATAATATAGATACCGGCACACTGGACGATAGCGGTGCTTACCTTTCAACTGCGAGAGAATCTGATCAAGGTAGCTTCAAAACACCGTCGCTTTTGAATGTGGCCGATTCGGCGCCTTACTTCCATGATGGTCGTTTCGCCACATTAGAAGAGGTGGTTGAGCATTATAACCAAGGCGGGTCTAAGCCGTTCGCGCAGTCCCCACACCTGCGTCCGTTGGGCCTGAATTCTTCGAAAAAAGCTGACTTGGTGAACTACTTGAAGTCATTGCATGGCAATATTGTAGAGCATTAA
- a CDS encoding alpha/beta fold hydrolase, whose protein sequence is MPYKKLRKPGANNLAIKALLALSLAFVPFSHGIADEISLAPQDALLSTMKYPYPVKTLELTAQQQPIQMAYMDVAPTTDANGKTVLLLHGKNFSGAYWQSTIENLTQQGYRVIAPDQIGFGKSSKPAGFQFTFQALADHTKALLDKLDIAEVSVAGHSMGGMLATRFALMYPDAVEKLVLVNPIGLEDWKRTTPYQPIDQAIAQEKQQTPEIVRRYMTAAYFDGKWKAVYNPLLTIQAGWTIGPDADLIAEIDARTSDMVFTQPVLYEFGDLKAPTLLIIGTHDRTAIGRNRAPESIRPQLGRYDRLGKLTAEVIPDAKLVELEGIGHVPQFEDIERYTAALNDFLAERLPEDSEVN, encoded by the coding sequence ATGCCGTACAAGAAATTGAGAAAGCCAGGGGCTAACAATCTGGCTATCAAGGCTCTGTTAGCACTCTCTCTAGCCTTCGTGCCATTTTCCCACGGCATTGCTGATGAGATCTCACTAGCACCGCAAGACGCTCTCCTGAGCACGATGAAATACCCCTACCCGGTAAAAACTCTCGAGCTCACCGCCCAGCAGCAACCCATACAAATGGCCTATATGGATGTGGCACCGACCACAGATGCCAACGGCAAAACCGTACTGCTACTGCACGGCAAGAACTTCTCCGGAGCCTATTGGCAAAGCACTATCGAAAACCTGACACAACAAGGCTATCGGGTTATCGCACCGGATCAGATCGGCTTTGGCAAATCGAGCAAGCCGGCGGGGTTTCAGTTCACCTTTCAGGCGCTGGCGGACCACACCAAAGCGCTCCTGGACAAACTCGATATCGCAGAAGTCTCCGTTGCTGGACACTCCATGGGCGGCATGCTCGCCACCCGGTTTGCACTGATGTATCCGGACGCGGTGGAAAAGCTGGTACTGGTCAATCCCATTGGCCTTGAGGACTGGAAACGTACCACCCCCTACCAGCCCATCGACCAGGCCATTGCCCAGGAGAAACAGCAGACACCCGAGATCGTAAGACGCTATATGACCGCCGCCTACTTCGATGGCAAATGGAAAGCGGTATACAATCCGCTGCTGACCATTCAGGCTGGCTGGACTATTGGCCCGGATGCCGACCTGATCGCCGAAATCGATGCCCGCACCTCCGATATGGTCTTCACCCAGCCCGTACTGTATGAGTTCGGGGACCTGAAAGCGCCTACCCTACTGATCATCGGCACCCACGACCGCACCGCCATTGGCCGCAACCGCGCACCAGAATCCATCCGCCCACAACTCGGCCGCTACGACCGCCTCGGAAAATTGACCGCAGAAGTTATTCCGGATGCAAAACTGGTGGAGCTGGAAGGAATTGGGCATGTGCCGCAGTTTGAGGATATTGAGCGCTATACGGCTGCGCTCAATGATTTTCTGGCTGAGCGGCTGCCTGAAGATTCCGAGGTGAACTAA